The Verrucomicrobiota bacterium genomic sequence CGTCGAACAGAATCTCACCGGCATCCTTGGCATAATAGCCGGTGAGGACCTTGATCATCGTCGACTTGCCGGCGCCGTTCTGCCCGATTAACGCGTGAATCTCACTGCGCCCGATTTCAAGCGAAGCGCCGGACAGCGCAGGGACGCCGTTAAACCGCTTTTCAATCCCGCGCATGCTCAGCAGCGCAGGTGTCGATGTCGACGAAGAAAATGCGGCCATGGCAGGTGACTGGCAGGAAGAAGGGCAGCACTCCTCGCGCCGCCGGCGACGGAACCTCTACTTGGCACCACCGCACTTCCGTTCCCGGCTGCGCGGGAGCACTGCCCCCCTCCTTGTCTGCAAATAATTAGTAAGCGCCCGCCACATTTTCCGCAGCGTTGCTGCTGTCGAAAAGGTGATCATCGCTCTTGATCCATGCAGGCGCCTGCTCGCCTTTCGCGTAAGCCTCAATCGCCGCAAAGGCCTTCGGACCGAGCCGCGGATTGCATTCCACCGAACAGCCCATCTTGCCGTCAACGATCGCCTGGACGCCGTCTTTTTCGCCATCAATGCTGACGACCTTCACGTCCTGGCCCGGCTTCTTGCCGGCCGCCTCCAGAGCCGCGATAGCGCCGAGCGCCATTTCGTCATTATGCGCGTAAATCGCGGTTGCATCCGGATGAGCCTGCAACAGCGTCTCTGCAACCTGGCGCCCTTTGTCGCGCGCAAAGTCGCCGCTTTGGGAAGCGACCACTTTCATGTCCGGATACTTCTTAAGCTCCTCCATGAAGCCTTTATGGCGATCGTTCGCAGGCGATGAACCCGTGGTGCCTTCAAGCTCGATTATTGTCCCTTTACCGTTGGTCGCCTTCGCCAACCAGTCCGCCGCCCGTCTCCCTTCATCCACAAAATCCGAGCCGATGAAGGTAAGGTAATCACGACCGGGTTGGGCCACCGGATCGACCCGGCGATCCAGAAGAATGACCGGGATGCCGGCTTTCTTGGCCGCCATCACGGCGGGCACCAGCGGTTTCTCCTCACGCGGGGCAAGCAGGATCACGTCAACCCGTTGGGCGATCATGCTGTTGACGTCTGCCACCTGTTTCGCGGCAGACCCGGCCGCGTCGGTGTAGACAAGCTGCCAACCACGCTTCGCAGCTTCCTGTTTTACGCTTTCGGTCTCGGCCAGACGCCACGGGTTGTTAGACTCGGTCTGGGAGAAACCGACTTTGTAAGTCTTTTTTTCTGGGAGCTTCGGCAGACCGCTATCAGCTGCAATCGAGCTGCCGATCCCCGTTGCCAGGATCACCGCACAAGCGTGGAGGAACATTTGAGCAAGCACTTTCATGGGTTTGATTTTGGGTTGTTGAGCCAGTGACTGCCTGGCTTCGAAAAGGGATAACAATCGTGGAGGTTACCTCAAAACGTCTTAAAAGGGGAGTTGGGATCAAGTCGCCCGGCACGATTCAGGCAAAATTCAGGTATGTGGTTTGCTTTCGGAAATAGCCGTCCAGCCCGTACTTTCCGTCTTCTCCACCCAGGCCGGAATTTCGCCAGCCGTTGTGGAATCCCTGAATGAGCTCGCCATTCGGACGGTTAACGTACAGTTCCCCAAACTGAAGGGTACGGGACAGGTTCATGATCCGGCGAAAATCATTGGTGAAGACAAAGGCCGACAGCCCGTATTCGGTTTGGTTCGCGTAGCGG encodes the following:
- a CDS encoding ABC transporter substrate-binding protein, encoding MKVLAQMFLHACAVILATGIGSSIAADSGLPKLPEKKTYKVGFSQTESNNPWRLAETESVKQEAAKRGWQLVYTDAAGSAAKQVADVNSMIAQRVDVILLAPREEKPLVPAVMAAKKAGIPVILLDRRVDPVAQPGRDYLTFIGSDFVDEGRRAADWLAKATNGKGTIIELEGTTGSSPANDRHKGFMEELKKYPDMKVVASQSGDFARDKGRQVAETLLQAHPDATAIYAHNDEMALGAIAALEAAGKKPGQDVKVVSIDGEKDGVQAIVDGKMGCSVECNPRLGPKAFAAIEAYAKGEQAPAWIKSDDHLFDSSNAAENVAGAY